From a single Paenibacillus sp. FSL W8-0426 genomic region:
- a CDS encoding PQQ-binding-like beta-propeller repeat protein, whose product MPNTETKRDFKGSNRRIVRRTASGIIAAVLMAGGIAAMGPSHAYAEKADVSISHWYGYPQLQVPELKPVWEAKVDNYLKNEAYYGQQAIAEDGKVFVFSGKKLIALDAKTGKRLWAYGKELTPIVAYGNGVVYGLTADHKPYAVDAKTGKAKWVSGSSTWIEARLRTEKLVPTADTLYMINGSTTFAFDNQTGKLRWKADEALAEGNGTEYLEIADGVVLRTFMVQGALTSVQLNAYDQKTGKKLWDEFGQGEALHIKNGLVYTADYYSSRLTDYESSPDRAMKINAYNLKTGALKGTREYRWKMEGEPPYTYGYGAVLASGDKLYMEQGNKVAEYPLDAFKEGEKPLRTFQRPYGEGWELLTVAQDRLIYKSGDGELAGIKLANGQAVQWNGDAPISNVNVYGKGMYRAERNGTLLAINMLTNQPVFRVKTGADLHESTLKTNGMIIIQAEGRLLGVKLPASLK is encoded by the coding sequence ATGCCCAATACCGAAACCAAACGGGACTTTAAAGGGTCCAATAGAAGAATAGTTCGGCGTACAGCGTCAGGCATCATTGCGGCAGTGCTTATGGCCGGCGGGATTGCCGCCATGGGGCCGTCCCATGCATACGCCGAAAAAGCCGATGTGTCCATAAGCCATTGGTACGGATATCCTCAATTGCAGGTACCTGAACTGAAACCTGTCTGGGAAGCGAAAGTCGACAACTATTTGAAAAATGAAGCTTATTACGGACAGCAGGCGATTGCGGAGGACGGAAAGGTATTTGTTTTCTCCGGCAAAAAACTCATTGCGCTCGATGCAAAAACAGGCAAACGCTTGTGGGCCTATGGCAAAGAATTGACTCCGATTGTTGCTTATGGGAACGGCGTCGTATACGGCTTGACGGCTGACCATAAACCGTATGCGGTGGATGCCAAAACGGGCAAAGCCAAATGGGTATCCGGCTCGTCCACGTGGATTGAAGCTCGTTTGCGGACCGAGAAGCTGGTCCCGACTGCGGATACGCTGTATATGATCAACGGCAGCACGACGTTTGCCTTCGACAATCAAACAGGAAAACTGCGCTGGAAGGCCGATGAAGCGCTCGCGGAAGGAAACGGCACCGAATATTTGGAGATCGCGGACGGCGTCGTGCTTCGGACATTCATGGTTCAGGGGGCGCTCACATCGGTTCAGCTGAACGCTTACGACCAAAAAACGGGCAAAAAATTATGGGACGAGTTCGGGCAGGGGGAAGCGCTGCATATCAAAAACGGCCTTGTCTATACTGCCGATTATTATTCTTCGAGATTAACCGATTACGAATCATCGCCTGATCGCGCGATGAAGATCAATGCGTACAACCTGAAGACAGGAGCTTTAAAAGGCACTCGTGAATATCGCTGGAAAATGGAAGGCGAACCACCGTACACGTACGGGTACGGAGCCGTGCTGGCCAGCGGGGACAAATTGTACATGGAGCAGGGCAACAAGGTGGCTGAGTATCCGCTGGATGCGTTCAAAGAAGGGGAGAAACCTTTGCGGACATTCCAACGCCCCTATGGGGAGGGCTGGGAACTGCTCACCGTTGCGCAGGACCGGCTAATTTACAAATCGGGAGACGGGGAGTTGGCAGGCATCAAGTTGGCGAACGGGCAGGCAGTGCAATGGAACGGGGATGCACCGATATCTAACGTTAACGTGTACGGCAAGGGCATGTACCGGGCAGAACGGAACGGGACGCTGCTGGCGATCAACATGCTGACGAATCAGCCTGTGTTCCGCGTCAAAACCGGGGCGGACCTGCATGAATCCACTTTGAAAACAAACGGAATGATCATCATTCAGGCGGAAGGCCGACTGCTCGGCGTGAAACTTCCGGCATCATTGAAATAA
- a CDS encoding HPP family protein: MNYNDEAGFFAKMKAPGRSTLKVHPRSAILAGIGGFVTIGILSFLTSWTSSEWLMAPFGASCVLAFGLWDAPLSQPRNIIGGHFISTLTGLIMYHLFGNSNWVIAASVGLSILVMMLTKTTHPPAGANPLAIMLGGTGWSFLFMPVLTGSILIVLVALVINNLDKSRRYPTFWY; encoded by the coding sequence ATGAATTACAACGATGAAGCAGGCTTTTTTGCCAAAATGAAAGCACCGGGGAGGAGTACGCTGAAAGTACATCCGCGAAGCGCAATTCTAGCAGGCATCGGAGGTTTTGTGACGATCGGCATCTTGTCTTTCCTGACAAGCTGGACCTCCAGCGAGTGGCTCATGGCTCCGTTCGGTGCGAGCTGCGTATTGGCTTTTGGCTTGTGGGATGCGCCATTATCCCAACCGAGAAACATTATCGGCGGACATTTTATTTCCACGTTAACAGGACTGATCATGTATCACTTGTTCGGCAACAGCAACTGGGTCATCGCCGCAAGTGTGGGCTTATCGATTCTTGTCATGATGCTCACCAAAACGACCCATCCGCCTGCAGGCGCCAATCCGCTGGCCATCATGCTGGGCGGAACCGGCTGGTCGTTCCTGTTCATGCCGGTGCTGACGGGTTCGATTCTGATCGTGCTGGTCGCGCTGGTGATCAACAACCTTGATAAATCGCGCAGATATCCAACCTTTTGGTATTGA
- a CDS encoding MFS transporter, with protein sequence MATLLLILIYLAFIGLGLPDALLGSAWSVMKQDIGATTEMAGYISLTVSFCTVISSLFASRLLHRLGTGKVTLISILFTTMALLGFAASSEFVFLILLAIPLGLGAGCVDAALSNYVALHFKAKHMSWLHCFWGIGAMTGPFVMSYWLTHGNNWRVGYFTVGMLLLVIVIALLASLPLWRIYEKGNIEEGSAQKLVSNREAVRIRGVKSSMLAMLCYNGSETAAGLWIASFLIAGKGLDPAKAAAYTSLFYIGIIIGRVFSGFLSTSVSSKNLIRYGGLIGCFGLLVLVLPVPHWGAAGALFIVGMGGAPIYPSIVHATPERFGEKASSSVIGLQMASAYTGSTLIPLMTGMVAGRFGMSWVPVILLALFGIMFVATETANRALKMGIR encoded by the coding sequence ATGGCTACATTATTGCTCATCTTGATTTACCTTGCATTCATCGGACTCGGACTTCCGGATGCGCTGCTTGGCAGCGCATGGTCCGTCATGAAGCAGGATATCGGCGCCACGACGGAAATGGCGGGTTACATCTCATTAACCGTTTCCTTCTGTACCGTCATCTCCAGTTTGTTTGCAAGCAGATTGTTGCACAGGCTGGGCACGGGAAAAGTTACGCTCATCAGCATTTTGTTCACAACGATGGCGCTGCTTGGCTTTGCGGCATCCAGCGAATTTGTGTTTTTGATCCTCTTGGCCATTCCGTTGGGACTTGGCGCTGGGTGCGTAGATGCGGCATTGAGCAATTACGTCGCATTGCATTTCAAAGCAAAGCATATGAGCTGGCTGCATTGTTTTTGGGGGATCGGGGCCATGACGGGTCCGTTTGTCATGTCCTATTGGCTGACCCATGGAAACAACTGGCGTGTAGGATATTTCACAGTCGGAATGCTTCTGCTGGTCATCGTCATCGCACTGCTGGCATCGTTGCCGTTATGGCGGATTTACGAAAAAGGCAACATCGAAGAGGGTAGTGCGCAAAAGCTGGTCAGCAACAGGGAAGCCGTGCGCATTCGCGGCGTGAAATCGTCCATGCTGGCCATGCTTTGTTACAACGGGTCAGAGACCGCTGCCGGATTGTGGATCGCCTCCTTTTTGATCGCGGGCAAAGGGCTTGATCCCGCTAAGGCTGCTGCCTATACGTCCCTTTTCTATATCGGGATCATTATCGGTCGTGTCTTTTCGGGATTTCTTTCGACGAGCGTTTCGAGCAAAAACCTGATACGATATGGCGGGCTTATCGGTTGCTTCGGCCTCCTTGTCCTTGTTTTGCCTGTCCCGCATTGGGGTGCGGCAGGCGCTTTGTTCATTGTCGGCATGGGCGGTGCGCCGATCTATCCAAGCATCGTCCATGCTACGCCGGAGCGGTTTGGAGAAAAGGCTTCATCCAGCGTGATTGGACTGCAGATGGCCAGCGCATACACGGGTTCCACGCTTATTCCGTTAATGACGGGCATGGTGGCCGGCCGATTCGGGATGTCCTGGGTACCCGTCATTCTGCTCGCGCTCTTCGGCATCATGTTTGTTGCTACTGAAACGGCGAACAGAGCTCTTAAGATGGGGATCCGCTGA
- a CDS encoding right-handed parallel beta-helix repeat-containing protein: MGTESGNKPAAPAASADSTYYVSKEGSDANPGTSSKPWKTLQHAADTVPAGGTVHVRGGVYNEKLKMTRSGSASKGPIAFVSDGSDKAIIDGSGLSVTGSEGLVELSDVEYVSIQGFEIRNYSTASRDVVPMGIYVHGSGSFIQLVNNDIHDIHNTASPAGDDLHGRDAHGIAVYGTKAPESIHDITVADNELHHLVLGSSESLVLNGNVDHFVVSGNRIHDNDNIGIDLIGFEGIAPDAEYDQVRNGVVKENYVYNISANNNPSYGKELPNGSFSAGGIYVDGGKESVIERNYSYDNDIGIEIASEHAGRTTDHITVRSNLVYNNRLAGIAIGGYDDERGSTSHAKIVNNTLYNNDTLEEGSGQLFVQYDTRNNVIQNNIFVASASGVLISNDYTENAGNVVDHNLYFAKGGPEDAEWTWMTKGYNGFAAYQAGSGNDAHSRFMDPQFMHAGKGDFRLRAASPAMDTGKALGDMLGTFDLDGNPRVSGFGVNMGAYE; the protein is encoded by the coding sequence ATGGGAACGGAATCGGGAAATAAACCTGCTGCACCGGCAGCCTCGGCCGATTCGACGTATTATGTTTCCAAAGAAGGCAGCGATGCCAACCCGGGAACGAGCAGCAAGCCGTGGAAAACGCTGCAGCACGCAGCGGATACGGTTCCCGCAGGCGGTACGGTGCATGTACGGGGAGGAGTGTATAACGAAAAACTGAAAATGACGCGCTCCGGTTCGGCATCGAAAGGACCCATTGCTTTTGTGAGCGACGGATCGGACAAGGCGATCATTGACGGATCAGGGCTTTCGGTCACAGGCAGCGAAGGTCTTGTCGAACTGAGCGATGTAGAGTATGTGTCCATCCAGGGATTCGAAATTCGAAATTATTCGACGGCATCGAGGGATGTGGTGCCGATGGGGATATACGTACATGGTTCCGGCAGTTTCATCCAGTTAGTGAACAACGACATTCACGACATTCATAACACGGCCAGTCCTGCGGGTGACGATCTGCATGGGCGGGATGCGCATGGAATCGCCGTTTACGGCACAAAAGCACCGGAATCAATTCATGATATTACCGTTGCGGACAACGAACTGCATCATCTCGTGCTTGGTTCCAGCGAATCGCTGGTGTTGAACGGCAACGTGGACCATTTTGTCGTATCAGGCAACCGAATCCACGATAACGACAATATCGGCATCGACCTGATCGGTTTTGAAGGCATAGCACCAGATGCTGAGTATGACCAGGTACGGAACGGCGTGGTGAAGGAGAATTATGTGTACAACATTTCAGCGAACAACAATCCTTCCTACGGAAAGGAGCTGCCCAACGGCAGTTTTTCTGCGGGAGGCATCTACGTCGATGGAGGCAAAGAAAGCGTGATCGAACGAAATTACAGCTATGATAACGATATCGGGATCGAGATTGCCTCAGAACATGCTGGACGAACGACAGACCATATTACGGTTCGCAGCAATCTGGTTTATAACAACCGTCTTGCCGGGATCGCCATCGGCGGATATGACGACGAGCGGGGCTCGACGTCCCATGCGAAGATCGTGAACAACACGTTGTACAACAACGATACGTTGGAAGAGGGAAGTGGACAGCTTTTCGTCCAGTATGATACCCGGAACAATGTCATCCAAAATAATATTTTCGTGGCAAGCGCCTCCGGTGTGCTGATTTCTAACGATTACACCGAAAATGCCGGGAATGTGGTGGATCATAATTTGTATTTTGCCAAGGGAGGCCCGGAGGACGCAGAGTGGACATGGATGACCAAAGGGTACAACGGATTCGCGGCGTACCAAGCTGGAAGCGGGAACGATGCACACTCCCGGTTCATGGATCCCCAATTCATGCATGCAGGCAAGGGCGATTTCCGTCTGCGGGCTGCGTCCCCGGCGATGGATACGGGAAAAGCGCTTGGGGACATGCTGGGGACCTTCGATCTGGATGGCAATCCAAGAGTCAGCGGGTTCGGCGTGAACATGGGGGCTTACGAATAG
- a CDS encoding DUF6530 family protein has protein sequence MKIPTTLKHKPVVVAENYERVDGRLGPDSDAKGLSLGLAQWNDRGKVDISAKVWRYTGEKWSRQSEELPLHRVLDLSILICRSLEHFREAYQYEHLYDENNPVIDRVGLQGDALNVAVCTDNEKINDDIKLFSQALSDNDEMIGERLRTLSKILRDMGY, from the coding sequence ATGAAAATTCCAACTACTTTGAAACATAAACCGGTCGTTGTAGCCGAAAACTATGAGCGCGTAGATGGCCGGCTTGGTCCAGACAGCGATGCCAAAGGCCTTTCCCTTGGACTGGCCCAATGGAATGATCGCGGGAAGGTGGATATTTCCGCCAAAGTATGGAGATACACGGGAGAGAAATGGTCGCGGCAATCCGAGGAGCTGCCGCTTCATCGTGTGCTGGATTTGTCCATTTTGATCTGCCGTTCATTGGAGCATTTCCGGGAAGCTTACCAGTATGAACACCTGTATGACGAGAACAACCCGGTTATTGATCGCGTCGGGCTGCAAGGCGACGCCTTGAATGTAGCCGTCTGCACGGATAACGAGAAAATCAACGACGATATCAAGCTGTTTAGCCAAGCACTGAGCGACAACGACGAGATGATCGGGGAACGCCTGCGCACCTTGTCCAAAATTCTTCGCGACATGGGGTACTAA
- a CDS encoding DUF6530 family protein, whose translation MKSPTQLHHQPVIASDRYEQVDGVRAGNKASKRLTLGVSREAGTGREEISAILWSQLGGDAAESSEPMLMHRVLDLSILICQSLEYFQEAYRYEHLYDPAQPVIQKIGLQGSAMTVAVCTENDSIREDIQAFSRILNDNGEMIGERLRTLSAILKEMGY comes from the coding sequence ATGAAATCACCCACGCAGCTCCATCACCAACCCGTCATTGCTTCGGATCGTTATGAGCAGGTGGATGGTGTAAGGGCAGGCAATAAAGCAAGCAAACGTCTCACATTGGGCGTCAGTCGGGAAGCCGGCACGGGCAGGGAAGAAATTTCCGCGATATTATGGAGCCAGCTTGGTGGAGATGCTGCAGAGTCATCCGAGCCGATGCTGATGCATCGGGTGCTTGACCTGTCGATCCTGATTTGCCAATCGTTGGAGTACTTTCAGGAAGCCTACCGCTACGAGCATTTGTACGATCCCGCACAACCGGTGATCCAAAAAATTGGTCTGCAAGGCAGTGCCATGACGGTGGCGGTCTGCACCGAAAATGACAGCATTCGCGAGGATATTCAGGCGTTCAGCCGGATTTTGAATGACAACGGCGAAATGATCGGCGAACGGCTGCGTACGTTGTCGGCCATTTTGAAGGAAATGGGGTATTGA
- a CDS encoding MFS transporter, with the protein MFSNRYVRTVILSRVLLQLGIWIRNYAVLLFVTQWTNNNPVYVSLISVAEFAPIFLFGLIGGTFADRWKPKRTMVWSDLWSALSVVAVLLTVMNGGWIALLIGSFVSASLSQFSQPSAMKLYKRHVPAEQIQGVMAMSQTLVATFMVLGPVIGTFIFIRFGIEVSLVLTAVLFLGSALILSSLPRDEEENHSGQTGKFMAELAAGLKYIGANRSLRTLSLTFAAVGLASGLTQPLQIFLVIEQLRLDVSYLQWFVMANGAAMLIGGAVIISQARKMSPQTMLMAGLLVSSVCTIGIGASTLIWLTVLLLVVSGLVYPCIQGGIQTLIVGNSEAAYIGRVSGTITPVFMGMMVVGMLVSGYMKDSFSLLAVYAVSGGLIIVGALLLVPILPRKKEKQAKIQQV; encoded by the coding sequence ATGTTTTCCAATCGATACGTTCGGACCGTCATCCTTTCCCGAGTGCTGCTGCAATTGGGCATATGGATTCGGAACTACGCGGTTTTGCTGTTCGTGACGCAATGGACGAACAACAATCCCGTATACGTTTCCCTGATTTCGGTCGCGGAATTTGCCCCGATCTTTCTGTTCGGACTGATTGGAGGCACGTTTGCCGACCGCTGGAAGCCGAAACGAACGATGGTGTGGAGCGATCTATGGTCTGCACTGTCGGTGGTGGCCGTATTGTTGACCGTGATGAACGGGGGATGGATCGCGCTTCTCATCGGATCATTCGTTTCCGCCAGCCTGTCCCAGTTTTCGCAGCCTTCTGCGATGAAACTGTACAAACGCCATGTTCCGGCAGAACAAATTCAGGGCGTGATGGCCATGTCGCAAACGCTGGTGGCCACATTCATGGTGCTTGGTCCGGTGATCGGGACGTTTATTTTCATCCGGTTCGGCATTGAAGTGTCCCTTGTTTTGACGGCAGTTCTATTTCTGGGATCTGCGCTGATCCTGTCCTCACTGCCTCGCGACGAAGAAGAAAACCATTCCGGTCAAACGGGCAAATTCATGGCGGAATTGGCTGCCGGACTGAAGTACATTGGTGCCAACCGATCGTTAAGGACGCTTAGTTTGACGTTTGCCGCCGTCGGATTGGCCTCGGGATTAACGCAGCCGCTACAAATTTTTCTCGTGATCGAGCAATTAAGGCTGGACGTGTCCTATTTGCAATGGTTCGTTATGGCGAACGGGGCGGCGATGCTGATCGGCGGTGCCGTTATCATTTCCCAGGCCAGGAAGATGAGTCCGCAAACGATGCTTATGGCAGGTCTGCTCGTCTCTTCCGTTTGCACGATCGGCATCGGAGCCTCCACTTTGATCTGGCTCACGGTTCTGCTGCTTGTCGTTAGCGGTTTGGTCTACCCATGCATTCAAGGCGGTATCCAAACATTAATCGTAGGAAACAGCGAAGCGGCTTACATCGGGCGGGTATCCGGGACCATTACGCCTGTGTTTATGGGCATGATGGTCGTCGGCATGCTTGTATCCGGATATATGAAGGATTCGTTTTCGCTGCTGGCCGTCTATGCGGTGAGCGGAGGTTTGATTATCGTCGGGGCACTATTGCTTGTTCCGATCCTTCCCCGCAAGAAGGAGAAACAGGCCAAGATTCAACAGGTTTAA
- a CDS encoding AAA family ATPase, whose protein sequence is MNNQGAYVLSPERIWTEAEQKLVWHKPDSHKTSQEELRITEEIKRNWHRGEMKIANILLEGDAGSGKTQLAKALSANLGLPYTKVTCFADMDKSDIIGAILPVIGPEQMEQLDSSDQKALQALYESDGFRSIAEVLTEAWGVTQEQASARMKRLLQQVKDHAKRETVEYRFYPSEIVRAYRNGYLLEIQEPNVIRDAAVLMALNSALELDGSINLPTEIIRRHPDFVAVITANRSYAGARPLNEALRDRVQHSEKMDLPTKEVMVERARAKVGFHDEAVLSVLAEIIILLDQTARANAIKGVAGMRSFFYWTDAVARGASARESMYYKVIYKMTTDAEEIRLLEEALEKRGLLAELDDVFEKKNGI, encoded by the coding sequence ATGAACAATCAAGGAGCTTACGTGCTGTCGCCGGAGAGGATATGGACGGAAGCGGAGCAAAAGCTGGTATGGCATAAACCGGATTCCCATAAAACGAGTCAGGAGGAACTGCGGATCACCGAAGAAATCAAACGCAATTGGCATCGCGGAGAGATGAAGATCGCCAATATTTTGCTGGAAGGCGATGCCGGATCGGGCAAAACACAATTGGCGAAGGCGCTGTCGGCCAACTTGGGGCTGCCGTATACGAAGGTCACCTGTTTTGCCGATATGGATAAGTCGGATATCATTGGCGCCATTCTTCCCGTCATCGGGCCGGAGCAGATGGAACAGCTCGATTCCTCGGATCAAAAAGCGCTTCAGGCTTTGTACGAGAGCGATGGGTTCCGAAGTATCGCCGAAGTGCTGACAGAGGCATGGGGAGTGACGCAGGAGCAGGCTTCTGCCCGAATGAAACGGTTGTTACAGCAGGTTAAAGATCACGCCAAACGTGAAACGGTCGAATACCGCTTCTATCCCTCCGAGATCGTCAGAGCTTATCGAAACGGTTATCTTCTGGAAATTCAGGAGCCTAACGTCATTCGCGATGCCGCGGTGCTGATGGCATTAAATTCGGCGCTGGAGCTGGACGGCAGCATCAATCTCCCGACAGAGATCATCCGCAGACATCCGGATTTTGTCGCGGTGATTACCGCGAACCGCAGCTATGCGGGCGCCAGACCGCTGAACGAAGCATTGCGAGACAGGGTGCAGCATTCGGAGAAAATGGATTTGCCGACTAAAGAGGTCATGGTGGAACGGGCGAGGGCGAAAGTTGGATTCCACGATGAAGCGGTATTGAGCGTGCTCGCGGAAATCATTATTTTGCTGGATCAGACGGCTCGGGCCAATGCCATCAAAGGCGTTGCCGGCATGCGCTCATTCTTTTACTGGACCGATGCCGTAGCCCGAGGGGCTTCTGCCCGCGAATCAATGTACTATAAAGTGATATACAAAATGACGACAGATGCCGAAGAAATCAGGCTATTGGAGGAAGCGCTCGAAAAACGCGGGCTGCTCGCGGAACTGGATGACGTTTTCGAAAAAAAAAACGGAATTTGA
- a CDS encoding nitric oxide reductase activation protein NorD, whose amino-acid sequence MSEAADIQLEGDIFQQSNELEELSGEQGASFKTSADHEGRSTEVPDDAAYTERSETEGEAEPQYHQVDHRQVLEESQQQERDIRTRLNRDARQIAADSVHRGIRLIVHRPDYSVQDQEAYLRMSKELFPIIREIARKALPLLQHEESPDFSKNRYYGSRFQADHVAYGDYRYFAQKRPPSESPSLVVGLRVDESASMSAFGRLEAAKRAVLAVYEFCRMCDVPVLIYGDTADVSRLEQMSVFAYADGDRTDDNDRFRLMTIAARSNNRDGLALRIISERLVASTQQTKLLISISDGQPKAMENYTGSYAMGDMRQTIEEYERKGITFLAAAIGHDKELIGDIYGQERFLDITDLKEFPAKLVRTIARYL is encoded by the coding sequence TTGAGCGAAGCGGCGGATATTCAGTTGGAGGGAGATATTTTTCAGCAAAGCAATGAACTTGAAGAACTCTCCGGGGAGCAAGGCGCTTCGTTCAAAACGTCGGCAGACCACGAAGGGAGAAGCACTGAAGTCCCGGATGACGCGGCTTACACCGAGCGATCGGAAACCGAGGGCGAAGCAGAACCGCAGTATCATCAGGTCGATCATAGGCAAGTACTGGAGGAGTCCCAACAGCAAGAGCGGGATATTCGCACAAGACTGAACCGGGATGCACGGCAGATCGCTGCCGATTCGGTCCACCGAGGGATCCGGCTTATCGTCCATCGTCCCGACTACAGTGTCCAGGATCAGGAAGCGTATCTTCGCATGAGCAAAGAGCTGTTCCCGATCATTAGGGAAATCGCCAGGAAGGCGCTTCCGCTGCTCCAGCATGAAGAGTCACCTGACTTTTCAAAGAATCGCTATTATGGCAGCAGGTTTCAAGCGGACCACGTGGCCTATGGGGATTATCGATATTTTGCCCAAAAACGTCCGCCTTCCGAATCTCCATCCCTGGTCGTTGGACTCAGGGTCGATGAATCGGCCTCCATGTCTGCGTTCGGAAGGCTGGAAGCCGCTAAGCGCGCAGTCCTCGCAGTGTATGAATTTTGCCGCATGTGCGATGTGCCTGTGCTGATCTACGGGGATACGGCGGATGTATCCAGGCTGGAGCAAATGTCCGTTTTTGCGTACGCGGATGGTGACAGAACAGATGATAACGACCGCTTTCGGTTGATGACCATCGCGGCCAGAAGCAACAATCGGGACGGCCTTGCGTTGCGGATCATTTCCGAACGACTGGTGGCTTCCACGCAGCAAACCAAGCTGCTCATCAGCATTAGCGACGGTCAACCGAAAGCGATGGAGAACTACACGGGCAGCTATGCGATGGGAGACATGCGGCAAACCATCGAAGAGTATGAACGAAAAGGCATTACGTTTCTGGCTGCCGCCATTGGGCATGATAAAGAGCTCATCGGCGACATTTATGGCCAAGAACGATTTTTGGACATTACGGATCTGAAGGAATTCCCGGCCAAGTTGGTGCGTACGATTGCGCGTTACCTTTAG
- a CDS encoding RDD family protein, whose amino-acid sequence MPLYKAGFWVRLAASILDSIIITLPLAVIAGILTGDYDSNNPVANLLSGLYSMLLPVFWQGRTIGKRICGIRIRKYDSHEPPTIGTMLLRVLVAGIVYAITFGIGIIVSAFMVGLREDKRAIHDFIAGTEVVWD is encoded by the coding sequence ATCCCATTGTATAAAGCAGGTTTTTGGGTCAGACTCGCTGCAAGCATTCTGGATAGCATCATCATCACGCTGCCTTTGGCCGTCATTGCAGGCATCCTTACGGGAGATTATGACAGCAACAACCCGGTGGCGAACCTTCTTAGCGGGCTGTATTCGATGCTTCTGCCGGTATTTTGGCAGGGCCGGACGATTGGAAAGCGCATATGCGGAATTCGAATTCGGAAATACGACTCGCATGAGCCGCCGACCATCGGCACGATGCTGCTGCGCGTCCTCGTCGCCGGGATCGTTTATGCCATTACGTTTGGAATCGGAATCATTGTGAGTGCCTTTATGGTAGGTTTACGCGAGGATAAACGTGCCATTCACGATTTTATCGCAGGCACGGAAGTGGTCTGGGATTAG
- a CDS encoding MFS transporter encodes MLKRSYYGLLATITLSSFGDAFGLLAMEWLVYELTASKLAMGALALCYGIPELVFRLIGSPLSDRLHRGRFMAGLAAVRLFALLFPLGLGLAGQLQLWQLFLAAVLSGACSALFMPTAMAVVPGVAQERKLVRAFAVIDGCRNAAALLGPSLAGAATAAAGALPTLGINAICYMMAIGFLLCLPAMQKPNTITDKSFSLRSYIKDIGEGFTFYLHFPAMLSIMGMVAVSNMSSIAISTMMVPFVREVLHRDAATLGTLSTASAIGTLAGLTIISWMGDVQKRRTVMLGSLAAIGLFHVLLGLFPTYPSALVLLFATGVAIPFFGSLSSSLHGTLVPRQLQGRVNSIRFLIGGGLQPIGALAGAAIAERYGLPFLFIAFGLLPLVCATLAIWLPSLKKLDGDLTNLRIVTDDKVHITRS; translated from the coding sequence ATGCTCAAGCGAAGTTATTACGGCCTTCTGGCCACCATTACTCTTAGTTCGTTCGGTGATGCATTCGGCCTCTTGGCCATGGAATGGCTTGTGTACGAATTGACGGCATCCAAACTGGCTATGGGTGCCTTGGCACTCTGTTACGGCATTCCCGAACTGGTTTTTCGGCTGATCGGCTCCCCCCTATCCGATCGTTTGCACCGTGGCCGATTCATGGCCGGACTGGCTGCTGTACGATTGTTTGCCCTGCTTTTTCCTCTCGGCTTGGGCCTCGCAGGACAATTGCAATTATGGCAGTTATTTCTTGCTGCCGTATTAAGCGGTGCTTGTTCCGCATTGTTTATGCCTACAGCCATGGCAGTCGTCCCTGGAGTGGCGCAAGAACGCAAACTTGTACGGGCATTCGCCGTGATCGATGGCTGCCGTAATGCGGCAGCATTGTTGGGGCCTTCTTTGGCAGGGGCTGCCACCGCTGCCGCTGGGGCATTGCCGACGCTGGGCATCAATGCCATTTGTTACATGATGGCCATTGGCTTCTTGTTATGTCTGCCTGCCATGCAGAAACCAAACACAATAACAGATAAATCCTTCTCGCTGCGGTCGTATATCAAAGACATTGGAGAAGGCTTCACGTTTTATCTGCACTTTCCTGCCATGTTATCCATCATGGGGATGGTAGCCGTCAGCAACATGTCTTCCATTGCCATTTCGACCATGATGGTTCCTTTTGTCCGGGAGGTGCTGCACCGTGACGCCGCCACCCTTGGAACGCTGAGTACAGCTTCAGCCATCGGTACATTGGCAGGGCTGACCATCATCTCTTGGATGGGCGATGTTCAAAAAAGGAGGACCGTTATGCTTGGCAGTTTGGCTGCGATCGGTTTGTTCCATGTTTTGCTTGGGCTGTTCCCGACGTATCCTTCTGCGCTTGTTCTTCTATTTGCAACGGGTGTGGCCATCCCTTTCTTCGGATCGCTTAGCTCATCGCTGCACGGTACGCTCGTCCCCCGGCAGCTGCAAGGGCGCGTCAATTCCATCCGTTTTTTGATTGGCGGAGGATTGCAGCCTATTGGTGCACTGGCAGGCGCAGCAATAGCCGAGCGTTATGGTTTGCCTTTTTTGTTCATCGCCTTTGGACTTCTTCCTTTGGTATGCGCAACTTTAGCGATATGGCTGCCGAGTCTGAAAAAACTGGATGGAGACTTAACTAACCTACGGATTGTCACAGACGACAAGGTGCATATAACAAGGAGTTAA